Within the Timaviella obliquedivisa GSE-PSE-MK23-08B genome, the region GATTATGCGCCTGCAATGCCTGCGCTTCTGCTTGAGATACTAAGGGTCGCCAGCGAAACGCCCGATCCTGGCGATCGCACGTCAGCCAGCCTTTCTGGGTCAACCGCCCTAATACTGTAGTCACCGAGGCATAGGCTAACTCGCGGTCAGGATTAGTGAGAATGCGATCGTGAATATCTTTGACCGATGCAGAGCCAAGTGCCCAAATCATCTCTAGAATTTCTGATTCTAAAGGACCCAGGGAAAGCTGTTTGGGAGAAGGTTCGGGGAGAGGAGCCATTGAGGGCGATCGGGAGCTAGGAACAATGTATCTTAGTTGAGACACGTCTTAGTTTAAACAAGTATGAGCGCCAGGAAAATAATTTCCTCATATATTTTAGAATCTGTTCTGTTTCAGAATCTTACAAAGTTGGATGTTTGACAGCTTGTCTTTTGACTTTGCTGACAGTAGTTCGGCATTATCTGAGAAGAGATTTAACAAATTTCGTTAGCTCTACAGAAAAATACTTCTCGGACTTAGAAGCTGTTTTCGTTTCCCCCGCGTGGGGTGATTAGGGGTTGTCTGCTCAGCAGGTCATTCTGATTACCCTGCCTTTTTAGTGCCTTACTTTTCTAGTAAATATCGACGAACGAGGAAGAACATGAAAAAATCACTCTCGACTATTTTTCTAGCCTTAGCGATCACCACTTTTATCTTCAGCCGTCCGGTCATGGCGGTGGACGTAGCGGATGGAGCCAAGATTTTTGGCGCAAACTGTGCGGCTTGCCACATGGGCGGAGGTAACATGGTTAACCCCGCTAAAACTCTTAAGAAAGATGTGTTAGACAAATACGAAATGGCATCTCTGGTGGCAATTACTACTCAGGTAACTAATGGCAAAAATGCAATGCCTTCCTTTAAGGGAAAACTGACTCCTGAACAAATTGAGAACGTGTCTTCTTATGTGCTGGAACAGTCTGAGAAAGGCTGGTAATTGACAAGGTTCAGATTCTTACCCTAAATCCCTTTCCCAGAGCGGGAGAGGGACTTTGAATTCTAGCCATCTCTACTGGGATATTCATGCTGTTGCAGAAACTGCTCATTGTTCTTTTGGCGATCGCACTGTGGATCACGCCTCTGCTCGCCTTTGCAGATGAAGCGCCCCTCATTCCAGAAACCGCTAAAGAGGTCTTCCGTGCCGGAGTTTTAGCCTTTCAGAAAGAAGATTATGCTGCCGCAATAAAGCAATTTAATCAAGCCATTCAATTAGATGTCAAATATGCAGCAGCCTACAGCGATCGCTGCCTTTCTTACCTCCAATTAGAAAATTACGCAGCCGCCGCTCTCGACTGCACCCAAGCTTTAGCACTCAATCCTAACAACGTCGAAACTTACTTAAATCGGGGCTTAGCGCACTACAAATCTGGCGAATTTGCTGAAGCGATCGCCGACTATACCCAAGTTCTACAACTTAAGCCCAGTGATTATCGCGCCTACTACAATCGAGGTCTAGCCGAGGTCGAGCTAGCGGCATACCGAGACTCAATTGTGGATTACGGACAGGCGCTTCGTCAGGCTTCACCTTTAGATCGGCTGACCTTGGCAGAAATCTACAATGATCGAGGGTTGGCGCAGTTGCTGTTAAACGAGCAGCAAGGGGCGATCGCCGATTTTACACAAGCCCTTCAATTCAACGATGCCAATACCCGCGCCTACTACAATCGGGGCTGTGCCTATCATCAAAAGGGCAACCGCATTGCTGCACTGGATGATTTCAACCAAGTCTTACAGCGCGATCCTGGCGATGTCAAAACGTATGTCAGCCGGGGCTTATTGCACCAAGAAATGGGGGAAATGGGAGAAGCGCTCGCCGATCTACAACAGGCGGCTAAGTCTTTGAGCCAGCAGGGAGCGATGACGGATTATCAGCAGGTTTTGAAGATAATTAAGAATATGTTGCCTGGAACGATAGCTTTTGGATAGTTTTTGGATAGCGCTCGTTTGCAGTGATAAATACACCTTTATTTAGCAACGGTTGTTGTGCAGAATTAGATCAAACTGTCTTACCACAGCCAGATCTTTTTTACTGAAGCGGAATGAGCGAACTTCAAACAGGTTTGCCTGCTGGAGGGTACAACCGATTTGACAAAAAGGGATACTCAAGATTTTTTCTAAACTGAGCTTGCTCTTCTAAAGATTCTCTAAATGTTTGACAGGGTGTCTTTTGACAGCTTTTTGTTAAGTGCGGGATACTGGCGCAGATTTGTCATGGGGAAAAGTAATTGATATGAGTGGATCTGCAATGGCTTCAAATGCCACATCAACTCCTGCCTCTCCGAGTAATCGGTTCTACCGCACCATCTGGCGCTGGCATTTCTATGCTGGTTTGCTCGTCATCCCTTTTATGCTAATTCTGGCAACCACAGGCATCATTTATCTCTTCAAGCCTCAGCTCGACGCTGCTATGTATCACAACCTGATGTTTGTGCAGCCAAGCACTACAGCCATTCCATTCACACAGCAGATACAGAGCGCACAGAGGGCTTTTTCAGGTGCAACAGTGAGTCAGGTCATGCCTAATGTTGCGCCTGACCGCAGCAGCGAAGTACTGTTAACCACAGCCGACCAACAGAATCTGAGAGTGTTTGTTAACCCCCATAACGGGCAGACCTTGGGCGCTCTTGATGAGAAGAACAACCTGCAAGCGATCGTTCGCAAGATCCATGGGGAGCTGTTGATTGGTGATACAGGCAGTTATTTAGTCGAACTAGCCGTCTGCTGGACGCTGGTTCTGTTAATTTCTGGGCTGTATCTCTGGATTCCCCGCAACCGATTCTCAGTGATGGGCACCCTGCTTCCCAGGCTGTGGAGTCAAAATAAGCGCGTTTTCTGGCGGGACTTACACGCCGTTCCTGGCTTTTACGGCATTCTTCTGATTGGGTTTCTAATTCTTACAGGATTACCCTGGACCGCATTTTGGGGGAATACGTTCTCTAAAGTGATGGGCACCTTTCCTGCCCAAATGTGGGACGACGTTCCCAAATCAACGGTATTGACGGGTTCTCTCAACCAGAACAGCCAGGTCGTTCCCTGGGCAGCAGAACAAATTCCTATGCTCCAATCCACCGTTCCTGGACACAGTAACCACTTAGGGCAGACGGGGGCGATCGTTCCCGCGAATGGAATAGTTGAGAATACTCTGGTTAACCTCAACTCTATGATCGCGCTGGCTCAATCAAAAGGGGCTCCTCCTGGCTTCAGCATGACTTTGCCGGACGGCGAAACTGGCGTCTATACGGTTTCCGCATTCCCCAACGATCCGACACAGGAAGTGACAATGCACATTGACCAGTACAGCGGCAAAGTGCTGGCAGATGTGCGCTGGAAAGATTATGGGTTGGTTTCCAAAGCAGTCGAGATGGGAACTGCAATTCACATGGGGAAAATGTTTGGATGGGTGAATCAGTTCGTCATGCTAATCGCGGCATTAATTGCGATCTTGCTCTCGATCACGGGATCTGTAATGTGGTGGCAGCGCCGTCCGAAAGAAGCAGGATTGCTGGGTGCGCCAGCCATGCCGCCCTATGTACAAAGCTGGCGAGTGCCGTTAGCTATCGTTGCGGTTCTGGGACTGGCATTCCCTCTGGTCGGTCTGTCGCTGGTCATTGTGCTAGTGCTGGACTACTTTGTGTTGTCTCGTATCCCTGCACTGAAGCGAATTTTTGATTGAGTCTTGATAGCTTCCGCCCCAGATCGAACAAGCCATTGACCTAGGGGCAATTTGTATTTGTTTCTGAAATTAAGGTTTGCAGTAGCAAGGATATATTGAAGAATGGAATCTTCAAAGAAACAGAAAAAATTGTCTGTTGGAATCGGTGCTCGTGGAGTGGTAGCAATCGGTGTTTCAGCACATGGGGTAGTGGCAATCAGTGTTTCATCTCACGGTATTGTTGCCTTTGGCGTTGTGGCAATGGGCGTTTTTTCGTTTGGTTTCGTATCAATGGGGTTGCTGAGTGCAGGCTTGGTTTCAATGGGAATTGTTGCCTTTGGTCAACAGACTATGAGCTTGACTCAGACCCAATCAGCTTCTTCTCAACCCGCGCATCATCATATGCCTGGAATGAAAATGCCCTGATCGGATCACTTATTGGCGTATGGTTAAACTCAGCAGAGTATTCACTCACCCCGCTGAGTTTAACCATACGCCAGCAATGGCGATCCCCTCAATCAGCCCTCACCCACCGATGCGATCGATCTCGAACGCGAACCCAAACGCCCCGCAGCCCACCTGGAAGTCGAGGAACTAGCGTTGATTCAACAAGCGCTAGAGTTGCTGGTTTTGACGCAGTTAAGGGATCGGGCGATCGTCGCTATTCTCAGTCATGGATTCTCAGTCATGGATTGTATGCCTCTGAAGTCTCTGCCCTCAATATCGAGCAGGAATAGTAAGGTTTTGACGGTTCACCCTTCTAAAGGGCAGAACTATTATTAGAGGGAAATTTTCCGCATATCCCCCCAATTAAGGTGGATCGCAAGAATCTTTCCGTATATCACGCTGATTTGTACGGCTGCGTAGACAAGGATTATTGGACACATTGCCGATGGCTCTGGCTCACTCCCGCATGGAACCCGAATCACTACCCGGAACCGACGATAGTTGGCTGTATTGGGTTGACTTCTCAACTCCAGATTCTCCAGGGGAGAGAGCTCTTTAAACACTTATGGAATCTAGCGTCCTTGTTTCGTATATAAATATAAAATCTGTTTTATAGCGATCGCGGACTTGCCCGAAGCCCTTTCAAGATAAAGGTTCTGCATCACTGTCTTAAAAAACGGAGACAACACCCCCCAAAACTCCGCTTTGTTGGAGGGCCAGCTAAGCTTGGGCACTGAACGGGATCGACAAAATCACCCAAACGTAACCTGGGTGGAATCTAGCTGATTAACTTGAGGTTTGAATGCGCCTAACAGAGTAGTATCTATGCTGCCGATCGCCTCCTCTGAATCTCTCTCTGGTCAGCTTCTGGAAGTTCTTTGAGAGCTTGCCAAATCGCTTCCAGTGCCGCTTCATCGCCCTCAGCATCTCGCAACATCTCCAACCCATCCGCGACCGAGGATTCATCAAAATCTGGTGAGGCTTCTGTCAGCCGCCGCCGTGCTGCCTCTAAAAGGCGATCGCGGAATGGGTTAGCCATCCCCGAAACCTGATAGATCTGATCGCGCTTCCCCACTATCCCCGGTCGGGCGATCGCCTCTCCCTTCAGCCCCAACTTGATCAACAGCTTATTGCAAATCTCTACGGGGGTTTGACTCGGCTTAATTTCTAGCCCTAGCCAACAGTGGATTTCGGATTTCCACTTTAGTGCTGCTGCTTTAATGGCGATCGCCACACAACACCCCTCGCCCGTCCCGGATCAGCCTGGAGCGATCCAGCGATCGTCCCCCGAATCCCAAACGTTCTTTCTTCCTTTCCTCTTCATCGTTTCAAAGCGGATGTCCCAACTCTCAATAGAGTGAAGTGGAGCACCCGCTTTATTTTTTTGCTCCTATCCTTTTTTCCGTTTAGATTCAAACGCCCTGCCCTCAAACTTACAAATCTCAGGCTCGAAGTCTACCCAATTTTTCAAGGCAGCTTAGATGAGTATAAGTACTTAAAAATTGAGTTGAGACACTTTTGAGCCAAGTTGAGCCAGGACAGTTATATTTCCTAGTCAATAGAAAGTCTTCTTTCTCAATAGTGAGCCATTAATGAGAATGTGGTGAGACACTTTTGAGCTAAGTTGAGACGCTTTGAGACGCTTTGAGACACTTTTGAGCCAAGTTGAGACACAGAGAAAGAACGATTCTTGCGCGTCAATGAGATGGATTTATGCACGCAGTACGCTCAATTGTGTTACTTTTTTGGAATGACTCTGAATCTATTTCAGTCACAATTTTTTTGAGCTGTACTAGTATCAAGTACTAATAGCAGTTGAGCCAGAATATGTGGTTGTGTCGCAAGTACTTTTTAGTGACAAACGAAGTATCTCATTCGCGTTCCGTTAAGCGCTAATTCCAAAGAGTTCTTCGATAAACTTCGCTTGAGACACATTGTCCCCTTTGCTGATTCCTTTCACCTGTCCTTTACGAATCATACTCAGGGCTTCGATGCCTCTTAAGGTTTGTCTTGCCGTATTGAATGACCCGAATCCCATCATTGGCTTTGTCAGTCGCTTGATGTTGCGGTGATCCTGCTCGATGATGTTATTCATATGCTTGCTCTGGCGCAATTCCGTCTCTGCTGCCAGCGTTTCATCCGCTTTCAGGGCTTCGACTGCCACCGGGTAGGCAGCATTCTTATCCACCGTGATCACTCGCAGTTTTTGAGTGTGTTTCGCTTTCAGCACTTTCCGAAAGAAGCAGGCGGCAGCTTTGCCGTCTCGCTTAGTACTCAGCATGAAGTCCAACGTGTTACCCATTGAATCGACGGCGCGGTAAAGGTATTTCCACGCTCCTTTCACTTCGATGTAAGTCTCGCCCACTCTCCATGAGTCATTCGTGGGTTCAAGAACGGTCGAATGCGTTTGTCCAGTTCAGGGGCAAATTTCAGCACCCAGCGGTTAAGGGTGGAATGATCGACCTCGACTCTTCGCTCTGCAACTCAATCATCTTCCAACACCGATGGTTTGATTTGTTGGACAAGAGCAAAAAACACGTGTAAATTTGTAGTTAATCCTGTGGGAATTGAATGGGAAAATCTTTGACCGGAAAAACCAAGAAAGCCTCGCCGAATCTCAACTCTATTCAAGTCTGTCCAGGCAAAGATCTTTTCTTTGTATAATAATGCCTTGCTGGTTTAAAGCAATTTGGTCAAATTCCAAGTTTTCACCAGCCTGAAATGATTTTACCAACGGGGGGAGTTGATAGGTAAGACACACTTGCTGCAAGGAAGACCCAAGCTGATCAACATCCTCGATTTTTTCATCCAGATAGCATTTAGAACCGTCTTTTTGTATAACGTTGTAGCTGGAGAAGTACCCACCTCCTCCAACCTGAACTCTGTACTGCCAGATTTCGACAATATTTTGGTAGAGAAAGACCTCAACTTTGGGATTCCGCTCATCTACAAAACCATGTTCAAAAACGCTGATTGCCCGAGTTCCTAGCTTGCGTATTTCTTGCCGGATTCGCGTAGTAAAAAAAGTAATTCCCATTATGATTAAGCCAAGTAACCCAATCAAAAAAATGGACATGGACAGAGATTCTTTCAGAAATTCTTTTTGAACAATTGGAAATATTGATACAAGCAAAATGAGTCCCGCTATAGCAGTGATCGAATTGCTCCAAATGCTCGATTTCGCTTGTCTTCCGTCCCAGTTCGAGGTTTCAAGCAAGCTTCCAAGATGATAGTGAGTGGCAATTTCATTCAAGTCAGTTTTAGTCATTAAAACTCTCCGATTGTAATTGTTTGCGAGGTTGAACCGAGGCAGTGAGAAAATAGCGAAGTGCTGCCATAGCAGTTCCCAAACAAGCAAGGTACGTCCGGCGTTTGAGAAAAAGGGGCTTAAGCTCCTTTTTTGCACCACACTGGATTGAGAAGCACTATATTAGGATGTCATGGTCTTTCAGATGTTGCAGCGTTTTACCGATATCTGGAAGAGTCAGGTCGAAAATCGGCGCTAGGATAAACTCCAGCACAGCTTCTCAGAATTTGAATAAAGTTGAGTTTAGAAAAGCTAAGTCGTTTGGTTAGGACGACTTAGCTTTTCATCGGTTTGCCAAACCTACAAGACAAAACCGAGATTAAACGATGACGATGTTGGCACTGTTAACCCCCAACAAGTTCAAGCCAGGTGACAGTTGAGCAATCTGCGTGGTCGGGAATCCCGGTCCACTCCGGCTACCATCTCGATCGAAGGATAAAGTACCCGTCCCAGGGTTGTAGGTGAAGTAATCGTCAAGGTCGGCTGGACCTGTCCCAATGTTGAAATTGCCGGGTGCAAGAGGTCCCAGGGGGAGCTGAGGCGGGACTCCAGGATTGAGGACGAAGAACTGCGATTGATCGATCTGGATCACGTCGTTCCCCGGAGAGAAGTCGGTAATGGTCGTGTTAACTCCGAAGACATTATCAAGCCTGAAGGCATCTCGCCCTGCACCGCCAGTCAAAAGATTGTTGCCCTCCCCACCAATCAAAACATCATTACCGCTTCCCCCTACCAAAACGTCGTTGCCTGCGCCACCCGTCAGGGTATCGTTGCCATCACCGCCAGCGAGCCGATCGTTGCCATCACCGCCGTCGAGCGTATCGTTGTCTGCACCGCCGTCGAGCGTGTCGTTTCCGTTACCACCCCGGAGGATATCATTGCCTGCAAAACCTCTGAGGATGTCATCGCCGCCGAAGCCAAGAATCAGATCGTTGTTGACAGTACCATTCAGGTTGTTGTTGTTGTTGTTACCAGGAACGAGAGCCATTTGAATTTGTTTCCTTAAGAACTTGACACCTCTCGTTCTAGCGATCGATCGTCAATTCACCGTATGGAATACCGTCAAAACATCGTCAAATTGGAAGTTTTTTTCTTTATTTTGTAAATAGTTTTGGTTTACTTAGTGTCACGAAGTGTTCCATCACTAAGCGGTGAACAAAAAGGTAGTTTCCTCCTGCTTTGCGCAAGAAAGTTCGTTCCGCCGCATAGTCGAGAAATGCAGCATAATTCCAGGGCATGACTTTACTGCGATACAAAAGATAGCGAATTGCTAAATGCTGGATGCAGGCTAAACCGCCACAAATTAGCCAGCAAGCCGTTCCACTTTCGATCGCTGAACCCAGCCCTTTACCCACGCCGCTTGACCAACCCATCGTTGCCCCATAGCCAATGCCATTCGCCAGCCCAAACGGAATCCCGATCGCCAAGCTCATCCACAGCGCGCCCCACAGGGAATGACGGATTCCTTGATTAGGCATGATTTTGGTTTCAATTTCGCTGCTGGTGAAGCCGCCAGCGATCGCCACCATCAGCCCGACACCCAGGCTCATCACCCAGCCGTATGTCACTTCATAGCCAATTCCATACACGACTCCGAAAACCAACCCGAGCGCGATCGCCAAATTGAGGCCGAGGCGCGATCGTGACCATGACCATCGCCAGACTTCTAGCAAAACCACGCGATCGGGCTGTAGAAATCGCCATGCGCCAATTGCTGTACACAAAGTCACGATCAAGACAACGCCCAAGCCCAAGCGCAGTCCCAGAAACAACCCGATCGCCCAGCCCTGACTGATTCCTGCGACAAGGCCAATCCGAACCGCATCGCCAATCGATCGCCATTTTGAATCAGCGATTGTTAATTCACGCACAGGAGCGTGAAATCCAACAACGACAAGGCTGAAGAGGAAACTGGTAATGATTCCCACCATCAATCCAACTTCTAGTCCGTGCATCATGCCCTGCAAGCCGTGACTCAGCCAGGGGACGACACCATTTGCCCATCCCGGCGCTAATCCTAAGTTGAGACCAACGCCCATGCCGCCAGCGATTCCCATCAGCAGGGCAACCATGACGGTTTCGATCGCTAGCAGCCCGCGTCGCTGTCCGTTTGAGAGCAAACAATCGGGCTGTAGCCGTTCAATCAAAAACAGGGTTTGGTCGCGCCGTACTAAGGTTTGAGCCAGCCATGTTAGCCAGTGAACGACTTGATCTGATCCATAGGGCTGTTCCGCACCTCGATGCACTAGCATTCTCTGGATGTAAGCCGCAAATAGCTGATCTCGCCACTGCTGGGAAGAAACCTGAAGCTGTAGCGCCTCAAGGGTTTGATCTTGGCAAGCGATCGCAATCATATTCACCATCAGCGGCGTACTGGCTAATTCTTGAAGCGCAAGATCCTGCTGCAAGATAGACCTGACTCCCGCTAGCCGATTGCCCGATCGCGCTAGATAGCTGTCCGTCTGGGCAAGCGTCAGGGGCTGCACCAAAACAGCACCATTGAGTTGCAAACGCTGCGTCAGTGCCTCGTAGTCGATCGCTCTACTACACACCACCAGATTCGTGAGCCAGTCAGTTGTCCGAAACTGGTTGATCGCTTCCACACAAGCTTCTCGCTGGCTCAAAGCCACTTCATCCAACCCATCCAAAAGCGGCAAGATTTTAGATGTTGCGATCCAGTCTTGAGCAAGCTGCTGAGGCACCTGATAGCGAAGCTGAAGCTCATTCACCAGCCAGGTTGACAATGAGCCAGCAGCCCACGATGAAAGATTGAAGACTACAGGCATCGGATAATGGGGATCTTGGGCAGCTTGAACGAGGAGCGATCGCGCCAAATCCAGCAGCAGCGTCGTTTTGCCTGCACCAGGCATACCGAGAATCAGAAACGAGTGGTTGAACTGTTCATACACGTCAATCATTTTTATTTCTGGTGCTAAAACTCGCGAAGATCGATCGACGTGCATCAGCAAGTTCCAAGGCTGTGCTATGGCATCAGAACGTTCTTCTAAACCTAAGTCCATTAACGCTGCGTTATAGAGCGAGTTTTCAAGAGCACCCTTGATCCAGAAAACATGAACTTTTTCCAACATTCTGTGCCGATTGAGTTGATCGGGTTTGTCAAGAGGAACTGGAGGCGGTTGAGCGACCGACCGGAAATCCTTCTGAATATCCGTCTGTAAGCCAATGGCAGGTTGATTTAACGGTATTTTGACGATCGGTTCTTCTAGATGCAAGGCTCGATCGGTAGAGCAGAACGGTTCAAACAACTCTGCTTCCAAACATTTAGGAATAG harbors:
- a CDS encoding BlaI/MecI/CopY family transcriptional regulator is translated as MAPLPEPSPKQLSLGPLESEILEMIWALGSASVKDIHDRILTNPDRELAYASVTTVLGRLTQKGWLTCDRQDRAFRWRPLVSQAEAQALQAHNQLQRFLAIGNPDVVAAFADELDRASVEKIEAIAQRLKSIRQTRQAEEEA
- a CDS encoding c-type cytochrome is translated as MKKSLSTIFLALAITTFIFSRPVMAVDVADGAKIFGANCAACHMGGGNMVNPAKTLKKDVLDKYEMASLVAITTQVTNGKNAMPSFKGKLTPEQIENVSSYVLEQSEKGW
- a CDS encoding tetratricopeptide repeat protein, yielding MLLQKLLIVLLAIALWITPLLAFADEAPLIPETAKEVFRAGVLAFQKEDYAAAIKQFNQAIQLDVKYAAAYSDRCLSYLQLENYAAAALDCTQALALNPNNVETYLNRGLAHYKSGEFAEAIADYTQVLQLKPSDYRAYYNRGLAEVELAAYRDSIVDYGQALRQASPLDRLTLAEIYNDRGLAQLLLNEQQGAIADFTQALQFNDANTRAYYNRGCAYHQKGNRIAALDDFNQVLQRDPGDVKTYVSRGLLHQEMGEMGEALADLQQAAKSLSQQGAMTDYQQVLKIIKNMLPGTIAFG
- a CDS encoding PepSY domain-containing protein; this encodes MSGSAMASNATSTPASPSNRFYRTIWRWHFYAGLLVIPFMLILATTGIIYLFKPQLDAAMYHNLMFVQPSTTAIPFTQQIQSAQRAFSGATVSQVMPNVAPDRSSEVLLTTADQQNLRVFVNPHNGQTLGALDEKNNLQAIVRKIHGELLIGDTGSYLVELAVCWTLVLLISGLYLWIPRNRFSVMGTLLPRLWSQNKRVFWRDLHAVPGFYGILLIGFLILTGLPWTAFWGNTFSKVMGTFPAQMWDDVPKSTVLTGSLNQNSQVVPWAAEQIPMLQSTVPGHSNHLGQTGAIVPANGIVENTLVNLNSMIALAQSKGAPPGFSMTLPDGETGVYTVSAFPNDPTQEVTMHIDQYSGKVLADVRWKDYGLVSKAVEMGTAIHMGKMFGWVNQFVMLIAALIAILLSITGSVMWWQRRPKEAGLLGAPAMPPYVQSWRVPLAIVAVLGLAFPLVGLSLVIVLVLDYFVLSRIPALKRIFD
- a CDS encoding copper resistance protein, yielding MESSKKQKKLSVGIGARGVVAIGVSAHGVVAISVSSHGIVAFGVVAMGVFSFGFVSMGLLSAGLVSMGIVAFGQQTMSLTQTQSASSQPAHHHMPGMKMP
- a CDS encoding IS6 family transposase; translated protein: MGETYIEVKGAWKYLYRAVDSMGNTLDFMLSTKRDGKAAACFFRKVLKAKHTQKLRVITVDKNAAYPVAVEALKADETLAAETELRQSKHMNNIIEQDHRNIKRLTKPMMGFGSFNTARQTLRGIEALSMIRKGQVKGISKGDNVSQAKFIEELFGISA